A section of the Nitrospiria bacterium genome encodes:
- a CDS encoding transposase, which yields MPRIARIIVPGHVYHVTQRGNHRQEIFRNDEERLKYLSWVDEYSRTYHLAIWAYCLMDNHVHFIVQPKEETSLAKVFSVAHMRYSQFFNKERRASGHLWQGRFYSCLLDEPHLMAAMRYVERNPVRAKIVKKPWEWKWSSATVHIHGTEGKDHVVGLKETLGISARSWKEYIDLEENAPDVEVIRRHTRTGRPLGREGFIRHLSEKLGRTLTVLPRGRPKKD from the coding sequence AAAGAGGGAACCATCGCCAGGAGATTTTTCGTAATGATGAAGAGCGCTTGAAGTATCTATCCTGGGTTGATGAATACAGCCGCACGTATCACTTGGCGATTTGGGCCTATTGCTTGATGGACAACCATGTTCATTTTATCGTCCAGCCGAAAGAAGAAACGTCGTTGGCCAAAGTCTTCAGCGTTGCGCATATGCGGTATTCTCAATTTTTCAATAAGGAGAGAAGGGCTTCGGGGCACTTGTGGCAAGGGAGGTTTTACTCCTGCCTTCTTGATGAGCCGCATCTGATGGCGGCGATGCGATATGTTGAGAGAAATCCCGTGCGTGCAAAGATCGTTAAAAAGCCTTGGGAGTGGAAATGGTCCAGTGCAACGGTTCACATCCATGGAACAGAAGGCAAGGATCATGTCGTCGGTCTCAAAGAGACGCTCGGTATTTCCGCAAGGTCATGGAAGGAATATATTGATTTGGAGGAAAACGCTCCCGATGTGGAAGTGATTCGAAGACACACGAGGACGGGACGACCCCTCGGGAGGGAAGGGTTTATTCGGCACCTGAGTGAGAAACTCGGGCGAACGCTAACCGTTTTGCCAAGGGGAAGACCGAAAAAAGATTAA